From a region of the Paenibacillus segetis genome:
- a CDS encoding carbohydrate ABC transporter permease has protein sequence MVGESKLNLFGVINALLLICVGIVTVYPILYIFSISISDTASVVQGKITLFPKGINFDAYLEVLKDKRIPRAYLNTIFYTGLGTFINLLLTAIAAYPLSRPDFIWRKYWMFGIVLTMFLNPGIIPNYLIVSGLGLTDSVWALVIPNAIWTMELIILKSFYEGMSEQVREAALIDGASEFRILFNIVIPLSKPALASIALFYFMGHWNSYFLPMIYLNDSTLYPLQVVLRDMLIFSEGNRASLVDAAALAPQAKKNATIILSMIPVLMIYPFAQKYFASGVMIGAEKG, from the coding sequence ATGGTAGGAGAATCAAAATTAAACCTGTTCGGAGTCATCAACGCCCTGCTCCTAATCTGCGTTGGAATTGTTACAGTCTATCCGATCCTTTATATTTTCTCGATATCGATAAGTGATACGGCTTCCGTTGTTCAGGGGAAAATCACTCTATTTCCAAAAGGCATTAACTTTGATGCTTACTTGGAGGTTCTTAAAGACAAACGGATACCGAGAGCCTATTTGAATACGATCTTCTATACGGGCCTAGGTACTTTTATTAACCTACTGCTAACTGCGATAGCGGCATATCCGCTGTCCCGTCCTGATTTCATCTGGCGTAAATATTGGATGTTTGGGATCGTATTAACGATGTTCCTCAACCCAGGTATCATTCCGAACTATTTGATTGTTTCGGGGCTTGGACTTACTGATTCGGTGTGGGCGCTCGTTATTCCAAATGCAATTTGGACGATGGAGCTTATCATTCTGAAGAGTTTCTATGAGGGCATGTCAGAGCAGGTCCGTGAAGCGGCGCTAATAGACGGTGCTTCTGAATTCCGGATATTGTTCAATATCGTGATTCCGCTATCCAAACCGGCGCTGGCGTCGATCGCACTCTTTTATTTTATGGGGCACTGGAACAGCTACTTCCTGCCGATGATTTATTTGAACGATTCAACCTTGTACCCGCTTCAGGTCGTACTTCGGGATATGCTCATCTTCAGTGAAGGCAACCGTGCAAGCTTAGTTGATGCGGCGGCACTCGCTCCTCAGGCGAAGAAGAATGCCACGATTATACTGTCGATGATTCCGGTCTTAATGATCTATCCGTTTGCTCAAAAGTATTTTGCATCGGGCGTAATGATAGGTGCTGAGAAGGGATGA
- a CDS encoding helix-turn-helix transcriptional regulator: protein MRKDDYYLKRFFTNLGIVQIFCSLLLVIGIMYVSNYTVYKNSISGIYANVTQNNNLAVKTMIQSFDNSFRSINNIIHSIHGLPYSNLESEEDGRIDMAKVYTMQESIATLVSSVDFIEEVIVFYDDMDLAITSTGTSSLSHLFENKYKHDLYNESYWRTYTKGKNSFKVMPGQYFKVATNTTWQRKKLMVAVGGNKIRMSNKNIIILIDEAALLKHVNQKLMIPGASLIVLDQERRVILSTDSNSDLSGVIDEIYFNSSQEASLRKEDYQYNFYKSDFNDFVYINKVPYQFQNIDSVIEANKMIMLSAIIGAVLLSVLLSIYLNKPVKKIIRQLGGTSRGNDFRKILSGIVKMQMEIDSTKKKLEDVESEARRSVFLQAVDEYACSTEHDVEMDRYCSDILHSKYFVLLMVHLNKKGNEQQSTMPVESIVSVLNTALLKEKSDVQVFYDKNLQFISLVGIKQPDERAILIKRLKLLFTNLEQGELLGYSVNVSVSKLYATELVNYKFAYRNAVNGLLYRVVNETSIVLDVEKIHYGWSLYFPFDKIEKLSNYISNGKLQEGKEIISETLRENADRNIHHHQMAHIAKTMFMYMLRHASGTANTDNEMYKLEQQFLQKIDYAHDYLDIENALIDVAKHIAKHNKSNETNKLNPSFISQYIELHYMENLYLDHIAEVVETSPKYFSSYFKKTFGINYVEYLNKVRLSHAKELLKDSVLSIGEIGEKTGYLNSSTFTTTFKKYFGISPSEYRKQN, encoded by the coding sequence ATGAGAAAGGATGACTACTACTTGAAGCGCTTTTTTACGAATCTGGGTATCGTACAAATCTTTTGTTCGTTGCTCCTAGTCATCGGCATCATGTATGTATCCAATTATACTGTATACAAAAACTCGATCTCTGGTATTTATGCCAACGTAACACAAAACAACAATCTTGCGGTAAAAACGATGATTCAATCTTTCGACAACAGCTTTCGGTCGATCAACAACATTATCCATTCCATTCATGGGCTTCCTTATAGCAATCTGGAATCGGAAGAAGACGGGCGTATTGACATGGCCAAGGTTTATACCATGCAGGAGAGCATTGCTACGCTCGTCTCCTCTGTGGATTTCATCGAGGAGGTCATCGTATTCTACGATGATATGGATCTGGCCATCACCTCAACCGGCACAAGTAGTCTTAGCCATTTATTTGAGAACAAATACAAACACGATTTGTATAATGAGAGCTATTGGCGGACTTATACCAAGGGGAAAAATTCATTTAAAGTAATGCCCGGGCAATATTTTAAAGTCGCAACGAATACAACGTGGCAAAGGAAAAAGCTGATGGTCGCTGTCGGCGGGAACAAGATCCGTATGTCGAACAAAAACATCATCATTCTCATTGATGAGGCAGCCCTACTGAAGCATGTGAACCAGAAGCTGATGATTCCAGGTGCTTCACTTATCGTACTGGATCAAGAACGCAGAGTCATTCTTAGTACAGACTCGAATTCCGATTTATCGGGAGTGATTGACGAGATCTATTTCAATTCGTCCCAAGAAGCTTCATTAAGGAAAGAAGACTATCAATACAACTTTTACAAGTCGGATTTTAACGATTTTGTTTATATCAATAAAGTACCGTATCAATTCCAGAATATCGATTCTGTGATAGAAGCCAATAAAATGATTATGTTGTCGGCCATTATTGGCGCGGTCCTGTTATCTGTGCTTCTAAGTATTTATTTAAACAAACCGGTCAAAAAAATTATCCGTCAGCTTGGCGGAACCAGTAGAGGAAATGATTTCCGCAAAATTCTAAGCGGTATTGTAAAAATGCAAATGGAAATTGACTCAACCAAAAAGAAGCTGGAAGATGTCGAATCGGAAGCGCGCAGAAGTGTGTTCCTACAAGCTGTAGATGAATACGCATGCTCCACAGAGCATGACGTAGAGATGGATAGATATTGCAGCGATATTTTACATAGCAAGTACTTTGTGTTGCTTATGGTTCATTTGAATAAGAAAGGGAATGAGCAGCAATCAACGATGCCTGTAGAGAGCATTGTATCGGTTCTCAATACAGCTTTGCTGAAAGAAAAAAGTGATGTTCAGGTGTTCTATGATAAAAACTTACAATTCATCTCGCTTGTCGGCATCAAGCAACCAGATGAACGTGCCATATTAATAAAACGTTTGAAATTGTTGTTTACTAACCTGGAACAGGGAGAGTTGTTAGGCTACTCAGTAAATGTCAGTGTAAGTAAGCTGTACGCTACAGAATTAGTAAATTATAAGTTTGCTTATCGTAATGCGGTGAACGGCTTACTGTACAGAGTGGTGAATGAAACTTCGATTGTGCTGGACGTTGAGAAGATTCATTACGGTTGGAGTCTATATTTCCCTTTCGACAAAATAGAGAAGCTCTCTAATTACATTTCCAATGGCAAACTGCAGGAAGGTAAAGAGATCATTTCGGAGACGTTAAGAGAGAATGCAGATCGAAATATACATCATCACCAGATGGCCCATATTGCCAAGACCATGTTTATGTATATGTTACGACATGCTAGCGGTACTGCTAATACTGATAACGAAATGTATAAGCTTGAACAACAGTTTCTGCAAAAAATAGATTACGCACATGATTATCTGGACATTGAGAATGCCCTTATAGACGTAGCCAAACATATTGCTAAGCATAATAAGTCCAATGAAACCAATAAATTGAATCCTAGCTTCATTTCACAATACATTGAGCTGCACTATATGGAAAATTTATATTTAGATCATATTGCTGAGGTTGTGGAAACCTCACCAAAATACTTTTCGAGTTATTTTAAAAAGACGTTTGGTATCAATTATGTCGAGTATCTCAACAAAGTAAGGTTGTCTCATGCTAAGGAATTGTTGAAGGATAGCGTATTATCAATCGGTGAAATTGGAGAGAAAACGGGATATTTAAATTCTTCGACCTTCACGACGACATTTAAAAAGTATTTTGGCATTTCTCCTAGTGAATATCGAAAACAAAATTGA
- a CDS encoding zinc-dependent alcohol dehydrogenase — protein sequence MKTIMTQNGKIIIADREKPMLLQGHVLIRTEYSAISPGTEMIFVKRASDEPATLGYNAVGIVEQVGEEVKHIQVGQRVACYGAPYVHHAEWLAVPANLVAVVPDHVDPQEAAFAGLGAIAIHALRVADLRFGESAVVVGLGILGNIITQIAKAVAYRTVGLDLRSDRVAMLQEDGFSHIYHNQTEMEESLADAVGPYGADAVLHCASGPGEELMNSSLKWIRDRGKIVIVGDLSAEFSRELMFGKEAQVLISRAGGPGRYDAQYERENRDYPIGHVRWTEGRNVEEYIRLLAEGRISIKKLITNMYSVDDAAEAYDNYRTPTETIATIIKY from the coding sequence ATGAAGACGATTATGACTCAGAATGGAAAAATTATCATCGCGGATAGAGAGAAACCGATGCTATTGCAAGGTCATGTACTTATACGAACTGAATATTCTGCGATAAGTCCCGGCACGGAAATGATCTTCGTTAAGCGAGCTTCCGATGAACCGGCAACGCTAGGCTATAACGCCGTTGGAATTGTCGAACAAGTAGGCGAAGAGGTTAAGCATATTCAAGTGGGTCAGCGCGTAGCCTGCTATGGTGCACCCTATGTGCACCATGCGGAGTGGCTAGCAGTTCCAGCTAACTTGGTTGCCGTAGTTCCAGATCATGTCGATCCACAAGAGGCTGCATTTGCTGGTCTTGGTGCGATTGCCATTCATGCACTACGTGTAGCTGATTTGCGGTTTGGAGAGTCAGCTGTCGTCGTCGGGCTCGGTATTCTAGGTAACATCATCACACAGATTGCCAAAGCAGTGGCGTACAGAACCGTAGGCTTGGATTTGAGAAGCGACCGGGTAGCCATGCTTCAAGAAGATGGATTTTCTCATATCTATCACAATCAAACTGAAATGGAAGAGTCATTGGCGGATGCCGTTGGACCTTATGGGGCAGATGCAGTTTTGCATTGTGCGAGCGGACCAGGCGAGGAGTTGATGAATAGCTCACTGAAATGGATTCGGGACCGTGGAAAAATTGTCATTGTCGGTGATTTATCGGCCGAATTTTCTAGAGAGCTGATGTTCGGGAAAGAAGCCCAAGTGCTTATTTCGCGGGCAGGTGGTCCAGGCCGATATGATGCTCAATATGAGAGAGAAAATAGAGATTATCCGATTGGACATGTTCGTTGGACGGAAGGCAGAAACGTTGAGGAGTACATTCGTTTATTAGCTGAAGGCCGCATCTCGATCAAGAAGCTCATAACTAACATGTATTCAGTTGATGACGCTGCAGAGGCTTATGACAATTACAGAACGCCAACAGAAACGATTGCGACAATCATCAAATACTAG
- a CDS encoding GNAT family N-acetyltransferase, whose amino-acid sequence MAEHQPEIRSIANRTELESVYDILGDAFPVGKDFFQNRLDHDSTYDRSTTWIAKQQEAITCTIQIFPFMSRVEDAEVKVGGIGSVATVPKYRGQGHCQLMLRHLTEWMEQQEYDLSLLFAVINPFYEKAGWSTVPEILYELNVGSILNSSRNSEYAILPFESSYSEIISNIYERFNDKRTYTVIRPSTHWQDRLHWPRWNSSTCLVAVRNGVTVAYGHISETGEDGAAYLEELCYLKGEEDAAIPLLCALVEQRPDAARVLAYLPDDHVLTEGFLSWGAVKKRTTDAMWKVIRFQPLLAKLAPVFQTRLQENSEYANKPLQIGLKCASQRAYLHYIDGGIAIESDPRHGIEYLSITLTERDFVSLLIQGYDASIPEVPHSDVLRALFPKQDSVFYNIDRF is encoded by the coding sequence ATGGCAGAACATCAACCAGAAATTCGCAGCATTGCAAACCGTACTGAATTAGAATCCGTGTATGATATTTTGGGAGACGCATTCCCCGTTGGAAAAGACTTTTTTCAAAATCGACTTGATCATGATTCCACTTATGACAGGTCTACAACCTGGATTGCCAAACAGCAAGAAGCTATTACTTGTACCATTCAGATTTTCCCTTTCATGAGCCGTGTTGAGGATGCAGAAGTTAAAGTCGGAGGGATAGGCAGTGTAGCTACCGTGCCTAAGTACAGAGGACAGGGACATTGTCAGCTGATGCTTCGCCACCTCACAGAATGGATGGAACAGCAGGAATATGACCTTTCTTTACTATTTGCTGTCATAAATCCTTTTTACGAAAAAGCAGGCTGGAGTACCGTTCCAGAGATTTTATACGAATTAAACGTGGGAAGTATCCTTAATTCTAGCAGAAATTCGGAATATGCTATCCTACCGTTCGAGTCATCCTATTCAGAAATTATTTCCAATATTTACGAACGATTTAATGACAAGAGGACCTATACGGTCATTAGACCATCAACCCATTGGCAGGATCGACTTCATTGGCCCAGATGGAATTCTTCCACATGTCTTGTTGCTGTGCGAAATGGAGTTACCGTTGCTTACGGGCATATTTCCGAGACTGGAGAAGATGGGGCAGCTTATTTAGAGGAATTATGTTATCTCAAGGGTGAAGAAGATGCAGCGATTCCCTTATTATGCGCTTTAGTTGAACAGCGACCTGATGCGGCTCGTGTTCTTGCATATCTTCCAGATGATCATGTTTTGACTGAAGGATTTCTCTCGTGGGGGGCTGTAAAGAAGAGAACAACGGATGCGATGTGGAAAGTCATTAGGTTTCAGCCTTTGCTGGCCAAGCTCGCTCCCGTCTTTCAAACAAGGCTACAAGAGAATAGCGAATATGCCAATAAACCCCTACAGATAGGACTGAAATGTGCAAGTCAAAGGGCATATCTCCATTATATAGATGGAGGAATAGCGATCGAGTCTGATCCGCGCCATGGGATTGAATACTTAAGTATTACCTTAACCGAGAGAGATTTTGTATCCCTACTGATTCAAGGATATGATGCCTCTATTCCAGAAGTACCACATAGCGATGTGCTCAGGGCCCTTTTTCCTAAGCAAGATTCTGTTTTCTACAATATAGATAGGTTTTAA
- a CDS encoding ketoacyl-ACP synthase III: MSALSKARITAIGTYVPEAIMTNEDLERLVDTNDEWIVQRTGIKTRHIAASDEFTSNLCIRAAEKLRDTYAVSLDDVDLIIAATATPDYSFPSVSCRVQAHFGIKETGAIDLNATCAGFSYALHVANGLITSGLHKKILVVAGETMSKITDYTDRSTCILFGDGAGAVLVEYDPEQAGFESFTMGTQGSGGIHVYQSGLSTQMDQTPLAGDGRIVQNGREVFKWAVRTVSEGINTLLEQAGLELDQIDWVVPHSANLRIIESICEKADIPLSKTLQSVQEMGNTSSASIPLALQAGIDHQQLKYGDRVLIYGFGSGLTHSGLIIRWGVPNLIEQS, encoded by the coding sequence TTGTCAGCATTATCCAAGGCACGCATTACCGCCATCGGTACTTATGTTCCCGAAGCTATTATGACGAATGAAGACTTGGAACGACTTGTGGATACAAACGATGAATGGATCGTTCAACGTACAGGAATTAAGACGAGACATATCGCAGCAAGCGATGAGTTTACCTCCAACCTCTGCATTCGCGCAGCGGAAAAACTTAGGGACACCTACGCTGTTTCCCTGGACGATGTTGATCTTATTATCGCGGCTACTGCAACACCTGATTATTCATTTCCTTCGGTATCATGCCGAGTTCAAGCGCATTTTGGCATAAAAGAAACCGGAGCAATCGACCTAAACGCGACATGCGCAGGCTTTTCATATGCTTTGCATGTGGCGAACGGCCTAATAACCTCTGGTCTGCATAAGAAGATATTAGTCGTGGCTGGAGAGACGATGTCTAAGATTACAGACTATACGGATCGTAGCACCTGTATTCTATTTGGGGACGGGGCTGGGGCTGTTCTGGTTGAATATGACCCTGAGCAAGCTGGATTTGAATCCTTTACGATGGGGACGCAAGGCAGTGGAGGCATTCATGTATACCAATCCGGATTGTCAACACAAATGGACCAAACTCCGCTAGCGGGAGATGGCCGGATTGTGCAAAATGGACGCGAGGTATTCAAATGGGCGGTAAGGACGGTATCTGAAGGGATTAATACACTGCTTGAACAAGCAGGCTTAGAACTTGATCAGATCGACTGGGTTGTGCCTCATAGCGCCAACCTTCGTATCATCGAGTCTATTTGTGAGAAAGCAGATATCCCTCTGTCCAAGACACTGCAGAGCGTGCAAGAAATGGGTAACACGTCTTCCGCATCCATTCCACTTGCTCTGCAGGCTGGCATAGATCATCAGCAATTGAAATACGGGGACCGAGTACTGATCTACGGCTTTGGCAGTGGCCTGACTCATTCCGGTCTGATTATTCGTTGGGGTGTTCCGAACCTTATTGAACAATCCTAA
- a CDS encoding DUF4183 domain-containing protein: MSVIKMYLTATSTVLGNVNTTTTTNTSPTVERYTASIVLGNIIGGTTVVPATSFTNDSGSAVAVNGLVVPSSDGYYSLYVNNELQRGGISSLTAANLTIDTVLVVGVTVVIEVVTLRWLPYLQLQHPIQPTTSLFQHPYKINF; encoded by the coding sequence ATGTCAGTAATAAAAATGTATCTAACTGCAACAAGTACTGTTTTAGGAAATGTGAACACTACTACGACTACGAATACATCGCCTACTGTAGAGCGTTACACGGCATCTATCGTCCTGGGTAACATCATTGGAGGTACAACTGTAGTTCCTGCAACGAGCTTTACTAATGATAGTGGTAGTGCGGTTGCTGTTAATGGATTGGTTGTTCCATCTAGCGACGGTTACTACAGTTTGTATGTGAATAATGAACTTCAAAGAGGAGGAATTAGTTCATTAACCGCAGCTAATTTAACGATAGATACAGTTCTAGTAGTGGGTGTTACGGTCGTTATCGAGGTGGTTACCTTAAGGTGGTTACCTTATCTTCAACTTCAACATCCAATTCAACCAACAACATCGCTGTTTCAACATCCATACAAAATTAACTTCTGA